The following coding sequences lie in one Oncorhynchus kisutch isolate 150728-3 linkage group LG17, Okis_V2, whole genome shotgun sequence genomic window:
- the kcna10a gene encoding potassium voltage-gated channel subfamily A member 10, which translates to MEVAMVDFESLDDIDSSLASPNNLGVPQSPLMPAHSRRGHPRCASIITNWQKLLNSETQMQSETIFSQLAKECCEDLFVDKTGLDDGGQKVIINIAGLRFETQLKTLNQFPETLLGDPRKRVDYFDPMRNLYFFDRNRPSFDGILYYYQSGGKIRRPANVPLDVFADEIVFYELGSDAMEQFREDEGFIKEVEIPLPTNEIYHQFWLLFEYPESSNAARGMALVSVFVIVISIIIFCLETLPEFRENSLDPVLPTTVTHLMPLDGSQSLGGLGTLFLPSAKPKTITSTFSDPFFIIETACIVWFFFELAVRFVVCPSKSDFFHNLMNIIDIVSIIPYFVTLVTELVTTPDQNSSQAMSLAILRIIRLVRVFRIFKLSRHSKGLQILGQTLKASMRELGLLIFFLFIGVILFSSAIYFAEVDEPSTQFVSIPDGFWWAVVTMTTVGYGDMCPITMGGKMVGTLCAIAGVLTIALPVPVIVSNFNYFYHRETEQEDKQPMADTAELAMKASGDSKHGSSTSLNKTNGTWQRN; encoded by the exons ATGGAGGTGGCTATGGTGGACTTTGAGAGTCTGGACGACATCGACAGCAGCCTGG CGTCCCCCAATAATTTGGGCGTGCCTCAGTCGCCCCTCATGCCAGCCCACAGCAGGAGGGGGCACCCTAGATGTGCCAGCATCATCACCAACTGGCAGAAGTTGCTTAAtagtgagacccagatgcagagcGAGACCATCTTCAGCCAGCTGGCTAAGGAGTGCTGTGAGGATCTGTTTGTGGACAAGACAGGTCTAGACGACGGAGGCCAAAAGGTCATCATCAACATCGCTGGGCTACGATTCGAGACGCAGCTCAAAACCCTCAACCAGTTCCCCGAGACCCTTCTGGGGGACCCTAGGAAGAGGGTGGACTACTTTGACCCCATGAGGAACCTGTATTTCTTCGACAGGAACCGGCCCAGCTTCGATGGCATCCTGTACTACTACCAGTCAGGAGGGAAGATCCGTCGTCCGGCCAACGTTCCACTGGATGTGTTTGCTGATGAGATCGTCTTCTATGAGCTGGGGAGCGACGCCATGGAGCAGTTCAGAGAGGACGAGGGCTTCATCAAGGAAGTGGAGATCCCTCTCCCGACCAATGAGATTTATCACCAGTTCTGGCTGCTGTTCGAGTACCCCGAGAGTTCCAACGCGGCACGCGGCATGGCGCTGGTCTCCGTGTTTGTCATCGTTATCTCCATCATCATCTTCTGCCTGGAGACGCTCCCGGAGTTCAGGGAAAACTCCCTGGACCCCGTCCTACCCACCACCGTCACGCATCTGATGCCTTTGGATGGGAGCCAATCGCTGGGTGGCCTCGGGACCTTGTTCCTGCCCTCGGCCAAGCCCAAAACCATCACCTCCACGTTCTCCGACCCGTTCTTCATCATCGAGACGGCCTGCATCGTCTGGTTCTTCTTCGAGCTGGCTGTGCGCTTCGTGGTTTGTCCCTCCAAGAGCGACTTCTTCCACAACCTCATGAACATCATCGACATTGTCTCCATCATCCCGTACTTCGTCACCTTGGTAACGGAGCTGGTCACCACCCCGGACCAGAACTCCAGCCAGGCAATGTCTCTGGCCATCCTTCGTATCATCCGCCTGGTCAGGGTGTTCAGGATCTTCAAGCTGTCCAGACACTCCAAGGGGCTCCAGATCCTGGGCCAGACCCTGAAGGCCAGCATGCGGGAGCTGGGCCTGCTCATCTTCTTCCTCTTCATCGGAGTCATCCTCTTCTCCAGCGCCATCTACTTCGCCGAGGTGGACGAGCCCAGCACGCAGTTCGTCAGCATCCCCGACGGGTTCTGGTGGGCTGTGGTCACCATGACCACAGTGGGCTACGGCGACATGTGCCCGATCACCATGGGGGGAAAGATGGTGGGGACACTCTGCGCCATCGCTGGCGTGCTGACCATCGCCCTGCCCGTCCCCGTCATCGTGTCCAACTTCAACTACTTCTACCACCGGGAGACGGAGCAAGAGGACAAGCAGCCGATGGCAGACACAGCAGAGCTGGCCATGAAGGCCTCAGGAGACAGTAAACATGGGAGTAGCACCTCTCTGAACAAGACCAACGGGACCTGGCAGAGAAACTAG